Proteins encoded in a region of the Triticum dicoccoides isolate Atlit2015 ecotype Zavitan chromosome 3A, WEW_v2.0, whole genome shotgun sequence genome:
- the LOC119266619 gene encoding U-box domain-containing protein 4-like, producing the protein MESPEPVSPSSSSSSGDRQQHGAAERPSETAALRALVDRVRGGAVEAAREVRRLTRASARHRRKLAAAVEPLVAMLRSGKPDGAGEAALLALLNLAVRDERNKIKILDAGALEPLLGYLQSSDLNLQEYATAAILTLSASSTNKPIISASGAIPLLVKVLKEGNPQAKNDAVLALYNLSTIADNLQTILSVQPIPPLLELLRCGKRSSKTTDKCCALLESLLAFDHGRVALTSEEGGVLTIVEVLEEGSLQGREHAVGALLMMCESDRSKYRDPILNEGAIPGLLELTAHGTPKSRVKAHALLDLLRNSPYSRSKLQPNTLENIVSNIASQIDGEDRGGKAKKMLAEMVKVSMEQSLRHLQRRASFA; encoded by the exons ATGGAGTCGCCGGAGCCGGtgagcccgtcgtcgtcgtcgtcgtcgggggACCGGCAGCAGCACGGCGCGGCGGAGCGGCCGTCGGAGACGGCGGCGCTGCGGGCGCTGGTGGACCGGGTGCGCGGGGGCGCGGTGGAGGCGGCCCGCGAGGTGCGGCGCCTCACGCGGGCCTCCGCCCGGCACCGCCGCAAGCTGGCGGCCGCCGTGGAGCCGCTCGTCGCCATGCTCCGGTCCGGCAAGCCCGACGGCGCCGGCGAGGCCGCGCTGCTCGCGCTGCTCAACCTCGCCGTCAGGGACGAGAG GAATAAGATCAAGATACTGGACGCTGGTGCGCTTGAGCCGCTGCTTGGTTACTTGCAGTCGAGCGATCTCAACTTGCAGGAGTATGCAACTGCTGCAATCCTCACTCTCTCAGCCTCATCCACAAATAAGCCCATCATAAGCGCATCCGGGGCAATCCCTCTCCTTGTGAAGGTCCTCAAAGAAGGGAATCCGCAGGCCAAGAATGATGCTGTGTTGGCGCTCTACAACCTCTCCACCATTGCAGATAACCTCCAAACCATCCTTTCTGTTCAGCCCATTCCCCCTTTGTTAGAGTTGCTGAGGTGTGGCAAGAGGTCCTCCAAAACAACCGACAAGTGCTGCGCCCTCTTGGAATCTCTGCTCGCCTTTGATCATGGCCGGGTGGCCCTGACTTCTGAGGAAGGCGGAGTGCTCACCATCGTGGAGGTGCTCGAGGAAGGCTCCCTTCAAGGCAGAGAGCACGCCGTCGGGGCGCTCCTCATGATGTGCGAGAGCGACCGCAGTAAATACAGAGACCCCATTCTGAACGAAGGCGCGATCCCCGGCCTTCTCGAGCTCaccgcccatggcacccccaagtccAGAGTGAAGGCTCATGCTCTCCTGGACCTGCTGCGCAACTCaccgtactcgaggtcgaagctgcAGCCGAACACACTGGAGAACATCGTCAGCAACATCGCCTCTCAGATCGATGGGGAGGACCGTGGTGGGAAAGCCAAGAAGATGCTCGCCGAGATGGTGAAGGTCAGCATGGAGCAGAGCTTGAGGCACCTGCAGCGCCGGGCTTCCTTTGCTTGA